Proteins from a single region of Mucilaginibacter daejeonensis:
- a CDS encoding NADP-dependent glyceraldehyde-3-phosphate dehydrogenase, with protein sequence MSFKDELNGLFVEESQIPEEYRIEPIHQREYLSNGEMKQWDGEVSEVYSPICIPTPEGLQRKLIGSYPLGTEKEAMEALEAAEAAYNNGRGEWPTMSVADRIKCMEKFVYKMVEQRDLVIKLIMWEIGKSLADSTKEFDRTVDYINMTIDALKDIDRESSRFEIAEGVVAQTRRSPLGVVLCMGPFNYPLNETFTTLIPAIIMGNTILFKPPKHGTLVHYPLLKAFQESFPKGVVNTVYGRGANVTPGLMATGKINVLAFIGSSKVANDLKKRHPKINRLRAVLSLDAKNAAIVTKSADLQIAVNECILGSLSYNGQRCTAIKIIHVHKDVADEFLKLLSEGIAKLSYGMPWKKGVNLTPVAEPNKPGYLKECIDDAIANGGKVVNENGGETVASFVFPAVVYPVNEKMKLYREEQFGPVIPVIPFESIEEPIQYQIDSPHGMQVSIFSTDAQETADLIDPFVNLVSRVNINAQCQRGPDVFPFTGRKDSAEGTLSVNDALRSFSIRSLLATKMNDANKQLINDIVNKHDSNFLSTNYIF encoded by the coding sequence ATGAGTTTCAAAGACGAGCTTAACGGCTTATTTGTTGAGGAAAGCCAGATACCGGAGGAATACCGGATCGAGCCCATTCATCAGCGCGAGTACTTGTCTAACGGCGAGATGAAACAGTGGGATGGTGAGGTGAGCGAGGTGTATTCGCCTATTTGCATACCAACACCCGAAGGCCTGCAGCGCAAGCTGATCGGCAGTTACCCGCTGGGTACCGAAAAGGAGGCAATGGAAGCTTTAGAAGCTGCTGAGGCCGCCTATAATAATGGCCGCGGCGAGTGGCCTACCATGAGCGTTGCTGACCGCATCAAGTGCATGGAAAAATTCGTTTACAAGATGGTCGAACAGCGTGATCTGGTGATCAAGCTGATCATGTGGGAGATCGGTAAATCACTGGCCGACTCGACCAAGGAATTTGACCGTACGGTAGACTATATCAACATGACCATTGATGCCCTTAAGGACATCGACCGCGAGTCATCACGTTTTGAGATAGCCGAAGGCGTAGTAGCACAAACCCGCCGTTCACCGCTGGGTGTGGTGCTTTGTATGGGTCCGTTCAACTATCCGCTTAACGAGACCTTTACCACCCTGATCCCTGCGATCATTATGGGTAACACCATCCTTTTCAAACCACCGAAACACGGTACTTTGGTTCACTATCCATTATTGAAAGCCTTCCAGGAATCGTTCCCTAAAGGCGTGGTGAACACCGTTTACGGCCGTGGCGCCAATGTTACCCCAGGCCTTATGGCTACCGGTAAGATCAACGTACTGGCCTTTATCGGTTCGAGCAAGGTAGCTAACGATCTTAAAAAGCGTCACCCTAAGATCAACCGCTTACGTGCGGTATTAAGTTTGGATGCTAAGAACGCGGCCATTGTGACCAAAAGTGCCGACCTGCAGATCGCAGTGAACGAGTGTATACTCGGCTCTTTATCATACAACGGCCAGCGCTGTACCGCTATCAAGATCATTCACGTACACAAAGATGTGGCCGATGAATTTTTGAAGTTGCTAAGCGAAGGTATTGCCAAGCTGAGCTACGGTATGCCATGGAAAAAAGGTGTGAACCTTACTCCGGTTGCCGAGCCTAATAAGCCAGGTTACCTGAAAGAGTGTATTGACGACGCCATTGCTAACGGCGGCAAGGTAGTGAACGAGAATGGCGGCGAGACCGTGGCCTCGTTCGTGTTCCCGGCCGTGGTTTACCCCGTGAACGAGAAAATGAAATTGTACCGCGAGGAGCAATTTGGCCCGGTGATCCCGGTGATCCCGTTCGAGAGCATCGAGGAACCGATCCAGTATCAGATCGATTCGCCGCACGGTATGCAGGTAAGTATCTTCAGCACTGATGCGCAGGAGACCGCCGACCTGATCGATCCGTTCGTGAACCTGGTAAGCCGTGTGAACATCAACGCACAGTGTCAACGTGGCCCTGACGTGTTCCCATTCACCGGCCGTAAGGATAGCGCCGAAGGTACCTTATCAGTGAATGATGCATTGCGTTCATTCTCGATCCGTTCATTGTTAGCTACCAAAATGAACGACGCCAACAAGCAGCTCATCAACGATATCGTGAACAAGCACGACAGCAATTTCCTGAGCACCAATTACATCTTCTAA
- a CDS encoding TerC family protein, with amino-acid sequence MDLIHTLLGPDIKAGLLIILNLIVIESLLSVDNAAVLATMVLDLPKEERKKALRYGIIGAYVFRGICLLLAAQLVKVWWLKPLGGLYLLYLAFNYFKEKLSGNKGEEEEVDKQKSWFYNSTVGLVGNFWATVALVEVMDLAFSIDNVFAAVAFTDHMFLIYTGVFIGILAMRFVAQAFVRLMERFTFLETVAFLVIGLLGIKLAASLYTHFYKGSPAAEFIESEKMDLFVSIFTVAIFVIPVITSLLFNVPKRHEVEPEVADKADNVLDNS; translated from the coding sequence ATGGATCTTATACACACTTTGCTCGGGCCTGATATCAAGGCCGGTCTGCTCATTATCCTCAACCTCATCGTTATTGAAAGTCTGCTTTCTGTGGATAATGCTGCCGTGCTGGCTACCATGGTGCTTGATCTGCCTAAAGAGGAGCGCAAGAAAGCGCTTAGATATGGTATCATCGGCGCCTATGTGTTCAGGGGGATATGCCTGTTGCTGGCCGCTCAATTGGTCAAGGTATGGTGGTTAAAACCATTGGGTGGTCTATACCTGCTATACCTGGCGTTCAACTACTTCAAAGAAAAGCTATCGGGCAATAAGGGTGAGGAAGAAGAGGTCGACAAACAGAAAAGCTGGTTCTATAATTCCACGGTGGGCTTGGTCGGTAACTTTTGGGCCACAGTAGCTTTGGTAGAGGTGATGGACCTGGCCTTCTCTATCGATAACGTTTTTGCGGCGGTAGCCTTTACTGATCACATGTTCCTGATCTATACCGGGGTGTTCATTGGTATACTGGCTATGCGCTTTGTGGCACAGGCTTTTGTACGGCTGATGGAAAGGTTCACCTTTTTGGAGACCGTTGCCTTTTTGGTGATTGGCCTGCTCGGTATCAAACTGGCCGCATCGTTATATACTCATTTTTATAAAGGCTCGCCAGCGGCCGAATTCATTGAGAGCGAGAAGATGGACCTTTTCGTTTCCATATTCACGGTGGCGATCTTCGTGATCCCGGTCATTACTTCCCTGCTGTTCAACGTGCCCAAGCGCCATGAAGTGGAACCTGAGGTAGCGGACAAGGCGGATAATGTGCTCGACAACAGCTGA
- a CDS encoding glycogen synthase has translation MKIYHLAAECYPVAKVGGLADVVGALPKYQNEAGLHASVVLPFYDRKFVQESEFDVVFVASTLLGKKRYEFEIWKERTNKLGFELYLIFIPGLLDRPEIYSYPDEREQFIAFQLAFLDWINWSQQSPDIIHCHDHHVGLIPFLMKHSALYHKRLSKIKTVFTIHNGQYHGAFGYEKFDYLPEVDMRFAGLLDWNGGINPLACAVKCCDKYTTVSPSYLHELTVRSNGLEYLFYIEGAKGQGIINGIDTDVWNPVTDPMIKAPIDALDPEEGKVKNKKALCARFDLDPELPLISFIGRLVVEKGADLLPEAFSRSLRQHAGKVNILMLGAGDQDTADALVELKEWFPDNYRTYVGYNEQLAHQVYAGSDFLLMPSRVEPCGLNQLYSLRYGTVPMVRRTGGLIDTVIDFGEEDGYGICFDQSTADDICYSIDRAVELYQNIDHVDELRQRMMALDYSWTRSAQQYTQLYESLTPII, from the coding sequence ATGAAGATCTATCACCTTGCCGCCGAGTGCTACCCGGTAGCCAAAGTTGGCGGCCTGGCCGATGTGGTCGGGGCGTTGCCCAAGTACCAGAACGAGGCCGGCCTCCATGCCTCAGTGGTGTTACCATTTTATGATCGCAAATTTGTTCAGGAGAGCGAGTTCGATGTAGTGTTCGTGGCATCTACCCTGCTGGGCAAAAAACGTTACGAGTTCGAGATCTGGAAAGAGCGTACCAATAAACTGGGCTTCGAGCTTTACCTGATCTTTATACCCGGCTTGCTCGACAGGCCCGAGATCTACAGCTACCCTGATGAGCGCGAACAGTTCATCGCCTTTCAGCTGGCCTTTTTAGACTGGATCAACTGGTCGCAACAGTCTCCTGATATCATCCATTGCCATGACCACCATGTGGGGCTCATCCCGTTCCTGATGAAACATTCGGCACTTTACCATAAGCGCCTGTCGAAGATCAAAACGGTATTTACCATTCATAATGGCCAATATCATGGCGCTTTCGGGTACGAGAAATTTGACTACCTGCCAGAAGTGGACATGCGCTTTGCCGGACTGCTCGACTGGAACGGCGGCATTAACCCGCTGGCCTGCGCCGTGAAATGCTGCGATAAATATACCACCGTTTCACCAAGTTATTTGCATGAACTCACCGTCCGTTCTAACGGGCTGGAGTATCTTTTTTATATAGAAGGAGCCAAAGGGCAGGGCATCATCAATGGTATCGATACTGATGTATGGAACCCTGTTACCGACCCCATGATCAAGGCGCCTATTGACGCACTTGACCCTGAAGAAGGTAAGGTGAAGAATAAAAAAGCATTATGCGCACGTTTTGACCTTGATCCAGAACTGCCACTCATCTCGTTCATTGGCCGTTTGGTGGTCGAGAAGGGTGCCGACCTGCTGCCCGAAGCTTTTTCGCGCAGTTTGCGCCAGCATGCAGGCAAGGTGAACATCCTTATGCTGGGTGCCGGTGATCAGGATACCGCCGATGCACTGGTAGAACTGAAGGAATGGTTCCCTGACAATTACCGTACTTATGTGGGGTACAATGAGCAGCTGGCCCACCAGGTGTACGCCGGATCCGACTTTTTGCTCATGCCATCGCGCGTGGAGCCTTGCGGGCTTAATCAACTGTACTCGTTACGTTACGGCACCGTACCTATGGTACGCCGCACTGGCGGACTGATCGATACCGTTATAGACTTTGGTGAAGAAGATGGCTACGGCATTTGCTTTGACCAAAGCACAGCCGACGACATTTGCTACTCGATCGACCGAGCCGTTGAACTTTACCAGAACATCGACCATGTTGATGAGCTGCGCCAACGCATGATGGCCCTCGACTACTCGTGGACCCGCTCGGCCCAACAGTACACACAACTTTATGAAAGCTTAACACCAATTATATGA
- a CDS encoding HAD family hydrolase, which translates to MKIKAIFFDLDNTIYPVSSIGEELFEPLFGLIEQSGELDDLEAIKAEIQRKPFQQVAQKHGLSKELTQKAIDMLQDLTCDMPMSPFADYASTRELPLRRFLITAGFTKMQQSKVTQLKLEGDFEEIHIIDPMKTNENKKARFKKIAEANSFAPQEVLVVGDDDASEIQAARDLGMKAVLYDTLGLFADVKDVIKINSLKELPDHI; encoded by the coding sequence ATGAAAATAAAAGCGATATTCTTTGACTTGGATAACACTATATATCCGGTATCATCCATTGGCGAAGAGCTATTCGAGCCGTTGTTCGGGCTGATCGAACAAAGCGGCGAACTGGATGACCTGGAAGCCATCAAGGCCGAGATACAACGTAAGCCTTTTCAGCAGGTGGCCCAAAAGCATGGACTCAGCAAGGAACTCACTCAAAAGGCTATCGATATGTTGCAGGATCTGACCTGCGATATGCCCATGTCACCCTTTGCCGATTATGCCTCTACCCGTGAGCTTCCTTTGCGCCGCTTTTTGATCACCGCAGGCTTTACCAAAATGCAGCAAAGCAAGGTAACGCAGCTAAAGCTTGAAGGAGATTTTGAGGAGATACACATCATTGACCCGATGAAGACCAATGAGAACAAGAAGGCCCGCTTTAAAAAGATCGCCGAGGCTAACAGCTTTGCCCCACAAGAAGTATTAGTGGTAGGCGACGACGATGCCTCAGAGATACAAGCCGCACGTGACCTGGGCATGAAAGCCGTGCTATATGATACCCTTGGCCTTTTTGCCGACGTGAAGGATGTGATCAAGATCAATTCATTGAAAGAACTACCTGACCATATTTGA
- a CDS encoding glucose-1-phosphate adenylyltransferase, with protein MNSKVISIVLGGGQGTRLFPLTATRSKPAVPIAGKYRLVDIPISNCLHSGFERIFVLTQFNSASLNKHIKNTYHFSSFSDSFVDILAAEQTPSNVGWFQGTADAVRQSLHHLSVHDFEYVLILSGDQLYQLDFKDMVEAHIRNQAEISIATIPVHANDVPSFGILKTDEESLITDFIEKPKSDFESWASEVSGEMAAKGRYYLASMGIYIFNRKTLYDLLQGNDHPDFGKEIIPQSIKTNRVVSYQYEGYWEDIGTIPSFFEANLGLTDDIPAFNLFDKRHIFTRARMLPPSKISGTLLERSIIADGCIINARRINHSIVGVRTRIGTDTEIESCYVMGGDNYQTLEQIEESRAAGTPIMGIGDRCKIKNAIIDKNAHIGNDVCINCGEKLENGDYGAYTVQDGIVVVKKRAVIPDGTVI; from the coding sequence ATGAATTCCAAAGTGATCAGCATCGTACTGGGCGGTGGCCAGGGTACCCGCTTATTTCCGTTAACTGCGACCCGATCTAAACCTGCAGTACCTATTGCGGGTAAGTACAGGCTGGTAGATATTCCTATCTCTAACTGCCTGCACTCGGGCTTTGAGCGCATCTTCGTGCTTACCCAGTTCAACTCGGCATCGCTTAATAAACACATCAAAAATACTTACCACTTCAGCAGCTTCAGCGATTCGTTCGTTGATATACTGGCGGCCGAGCAAACCCCCTCTAACGTGGGCTGGTTCCAGGGCACGGCCGATGCGGTAAGGCAAAGCCTGCATCACCTATCGGTACATGATTTTGAATATGTATTGATCCTGTCGGGTGATCAGCTGTACCAGCTTGATTTTAAGGACATGGTGGAAGCGCATATCCGTAACCAGGCCGAAATATCCATAGCTACTATACCGGTACATGCCAATGATGTGCCGAGCTTTGGTATCTTAAAGACCGATGAGGAGAGCCTGATCACCGACTTTATCGAAAAGCCTAAGAGCGACTTCGAGAGCTGGGCATCAGAGGTGAGTGGGGAGATGGCCGCCAAAGGCCGTTATTACCTGGCCTCGATGGGTATCTATATCTTTAACCGTAAAACGCTTTACGATCTGCTGCAAGGCAATGATCACCCAGATTTTGGTAAAGAGATCATCCCGCAATCCATCAAGACCAATCGCGTGGTAAGCTATCAGTACGAAGGTTATTGGGAAGATATAGGTACCATCCCATCGTTCTTTGAGGCCAACCTGGGTCTAACTGATGATATACCGGCCTTCAACCTGTTCGATAAGCGCCACATCTTTACCCGTGCACGTATGCTGCCGCCGTCGAAGATATCCGGTACCTTGCTCGAGCGCTCTATTATTGCTGATGGATGCATCATCAATGCTCGCCGCATCAACCACTCGATCGTGGGCGTACGTACCCGCATAGGTACCGATACCGAGATCGAGAGCTGTTATGTGATGGGTGGCGATAACTACCAGACCCTGGAGCAGATCGAGGAGTCAAGGGCGGCCGGTACACCGATAATGGGTATTGGCGACCGCTGCAAGATCAAGAACGCTATCATTGATAAGAATGCCCACATAGGTAACGATGTATGCATCAACTGCGGTGAGAAGCTCGAGAACGGCGACTATGGTGCTTATACCGTGCAAGATGGCATCGTGGTGGTGAAAAAACGTGCCGTGATCCCTGACGGAACAGTGATCTAA
- a CDS encoding Atu2307/SP_0267 family LLM class monooxygenase, protein MEIGVDSFASAMYGRNSLSSVDAMEQLLDRIAFADEVGLDVFGIGEHHKKEFLDSATAVILAAAAARTSRIKLTSAVTVLSAADPVRVYQSFATLDLISKGRAELVVGRGSSVEAYPLFGFDLDDYDALFKEKLELLLKVRDQEFVTWQGRFRAPLHNLPVYPRSLQPKLPVWLGVGGTPASFIRAGSLGLPLMVAVIGGDTHRFRPLIDLYREAGQKAGFTPDQLTVGLHSPGFVAATDEEAVELYYPGYAELWTRLGRERGWPPVTRYHFDSLIAPKGVLVVGSPQTVAEKLLRHSEALGGVDRFTFQMDNAGLTHEQLMSSIELIGQKVIPLVNKATA, encoded by the coding sequence ATGGAAATAGGCGTAGATAGTTTTGCATCGGCCATGTATGGCCGCAACTCGCTCAGCAGCGTTGACGCGATGGAACAATTGCTTGACCGCATAGCTTTTGCCGATGAGGTAGGGCTTGATGTGTTCGGCATTGGGGAACATCATAAAAAAGAGTTCCTGGATTCGGCCACGGCCGTGATCCTGGCCGCCGCCGCCGCCCGTACCAGCCGCATTAAACTCACCAGTGCCGTTACCGTGCTTAGCGCCGCCGACCCGGTGCGCGTATATCAAAGCTTTGCCACCCTGGATCTGATCTCAAAAGGTCGTGCCGAACTGGTGGTAGGGCGGGGTTCATCCGTAGAGGCGTACCCACTTTTTGGATTCGACCTGGACGATTACGATGCCCTCTTTAAAGAAAAACTGGAACTATTACTAAAAGTGCGCGACCAGGAATTTGTGACCTGGCAAGGCCGCTTCAGGGCACCTTTGCATAATTTGCCGGTTTACCCCCGTTCGCTGCAACCTAAACTGCCGGTGTGGCTGGGTGTGGGTGGTACGCCTGCATCATTCATTAGAGCCGGTTCTTTAGGTCTTCCACTAATGGTAGCCGTGATCGGTGGCGATACGCACCGCTTCCGTCCGCTGATCGATCTTTATCGTGAGGCAGGTCAAAAAGCGGGCTTTACGCCTGACCAACTGACCGTAGGCCTGCATTCGCCGGGTTTTGTAGCCGCTACCGACGAAGAGGCCGTTGAGCTATATTACCCCGGTTACGCAGAATTATGGACCCGACTGGGCCGTGAGCGTGGCTGGCCACCGGTTACCCGTTACCATTTCGACTCATTGATCGCACCAAAAGGTGTACTGGTAGTAGGCAGCCCTCAAACCGTTGCCGAGAAGCTATTACGCCACAGTGAAGCCTTGGGTGGTGTTGACCGCTTTACTTTCCAGATGGATAACGCCGGCCTGACCCACGAGCAACTAATGAGTTCGATAGAGCTGATCGGCCAGAAGGTGATACCGCTGGTGAATAAGGCAACCGCCTGA
- a CDS encoding sugar kinase has translation MNDLLSKDHTTGSVLNYGELLLRLTPDADGQWLQDNCLPVFVGGAELNVATALALWDVPSRYFTALPKNGMSEQIVSFVNDKKIDTSAIYYHGNRVGLYFLTKGQDLKNDALIYDRAHSAFAELTPGQVDWDKVLEGVTWFHFSAICPAISQNAADVCLEVLKVASAKGITISVDLNYRAKLWKYGKEPIDVMPELAQYCDLIMGNIWAAERMLGVKVDELVTESGQKSLYVKEAQNTSENIIKNFLKCKAVANTFRFTAHDNTDVEYYTVLYTNDKVYLSGEHRAERIIDKVGSGDCYMAGLIYGFYNGNDPQQIVDLATAAAFTKLFVNADATDKGIDEIQKAIK, from the coding sequence ATGAACGACCTTTTAAGTAAAGATCATACCACAGGTTCGGTACTCAACTACGGGGAACTGCTGCTGCGCCTCACCCCTGATGCCGATGGCCAGTGGTTACAGGATAATTGCCTGCCCGTATTTGTTGGCGGTGCCGAACTGAACGTAGCTACCGCACTGGCATTATGGGACGTTCCATCACGCTACTTTACCGCACTGCCCAAAAATGGTATGTCAGAGCAGATCGTATCTTTTGTGAACGACAAAAAGATCGACACCTCGGCCATTTATTACCACGGCAACCGCGTAGGCCTGTACTTTTTAACCAAAGGACAGGATCTGAAGAACGACGCCCTGATCTATGACCGTGCCCACTCGGCCTTTGCCGAATTGACACCAGGTCAGGTAGATTGGGACAAAGTGCTGGAAGGCGTTACCTGGTTCCACTTTAGTGCCATTTGCCCTGCCATTAGCCAGAACGCGGCCGATGTTTGTTTGGAGGTGCTTAAAGTAGCCTCGGCCAAAGGCATTACCATATCGGTGGACCTGAACTATCGCGCCAAACTGTGGAAATACGGCAAAGAACCGATCGATGTGATGCCTGAACTGGCGCAGTACTGCGACCTGATCATGGGTAACATTTGGGCGGCCGAGCGCATGCTGGGTGTTAAGGTAGATGAACTGGTGACCGAGTCGGGCCAAAAAAGCCTGTACGTGAAGGAAGCGCAGAACACGTCGGAGAACATCATCAAAAACTTCCTTAAATGTAAGGCGGTGGCCAACACTTTCAGGTTCACGGCGCATGATAATACTGATGTTGAGTATTACACCGTGCTGTATACCAATGATAAAGTGTACCTTTCGGGCGAGCATCGTGCCGAGCGGATCATTGATAAGGTGGGCAGCGGCGATTGTTATATGGCCGGCCTCATCTACGGTTTTTACAACGGTAATGACCCGCAACAGATCGTTGACCTTGCCACCGCGGCAGCTTTTACCAAGCTGTTCGTGAACGCCGATGCTACCGATAAAGGCATCGACGAGATACAAAAAGCTATAAAATGA
- a CDS encoding MFS transporter, which produces MTNLKMSNYRWTICALLFFATTINYLDRQVLSLLKPLLSKEFNWTDSDYGTIVGVFSLAYAFSMLFAGRVVDYLGTKKGYAWSIILWSVGAIVHAFAHLVPNNILGFSLGRTVLAVGESGNFPAAIKTTAEYFPKKDRALATGIFNSGANVGAILAPILVPWIAAHWGWQWAFIGIGAIGFIWLIFWIVLYEIPSRNKSLNAAEYAYIHSDEIQQHEPVHIEREDEGRKFTYLECFKYKQTWAFAFGKFMTDGVWWFYLFWLPAYFDAQYHMTGTSISMPIAILYTITVIGSVGGGAFPTYFINKGYEAYAGRMRAMFIIALFPLVVLLTPYLSQYSYWWAVGLIAIGASAHQAWSANIFTTVSDMFPKKAIATITGIGGMAGGIGSFLLSKGAGMLFDHYRALGHIETGYSVLFILCALAYVIAWTVMKTLVPKMRPIEL; this is translated from the coding sequence ATGACCAACCTTAAAATGAGCAACTACCGCTGGACCATCTGCGCCCTGCTGTTCTTTGCTACCACCATCAACTATCTTGACCGCCAGGTATTAAGCCTGTTAAAACCACTGCTTTCTAAAGAATTCAACTGGACCGACAGCGACTACGGCACCATTGTGGGTGTGTTCTCGCTGGCGTACGCCTTTTCGATGCTTTTTGCCGGCCGTGTGGTTGATTACCTGGGCACTAAAAAAGGTTATGCATGGTCGATCATTTTATGGTCGGTAGGTGCTATCGTGCATGCATTTGCACACCTGGTACCTAATAACATATTAGGTTTCTCTTTAGGCCGTACCGTACTGGCCGTGGGCGAATCGGGTAACTTCCCCGCCGCCATCAAGACCACTGCCGAGTATTTTCCCAAAAAGGACCGTGCCCTGGCCACCGGTATATTCAACTCGGGCGCCAACGTGGGCGCTATCCTGGCTCCTATTTTGGTGCCTTGGATCGCTGCGCACTGGGGCTGGCAATGGGCCTTCATCGGTATCGGTGCTATCGGTTTCATTTGGTTGATCTTTTGGATTGTGCTGTACGAGATACCATCACGCAACAAAAGCCTGAACGCTGCCGAATATGCCTACATCCACAGCGACGAGATCCAACAACATGAGCCTGTGCACATCGAAAGAGAGGACGAAGGCCGTAAGTTCACTTATCTTGAATGCTTTAAATACAAGCAAACATGGGCCTTTGCCTTTGGCAAGTTCATGACCGATGGTGTATGGTGGTTCTACCTGTTCTGGTTACCGGCTTATTTTGATGCCCAGTACCACATGACCGGTACTTCTATCTCTATGCCTATCGCTATCCTTTATACCATTACCGTTATCGGTTCGGTAGGTGGCGGTGCTTTCCCTACCTATTTTATCAACAAAGGATATGAGGCTTATGCAGGCCGTATGCGCGCCATGTTCATCATTGCCTTGTTCCCGCTGGTGGTGTTGCTTACCCCTTACCTGAGCCAGTACAGCTACTGGTGGGCAGTGGGGCTTATCGCGATCGGTGCATCGGCACACCAGGCCTGGAGCGCCAACATCTTTACTACCGTGAGCGATATGTTTCCTAAAAAGGCTATCGCTACTATTACCGGTATAGGCGGTATGGCCGGTGGTATAGGCTCGTTCCTGCTCAGTAAAGGTGCAGGTATGCTGTTCGACCATTACAGGGCGCTGGGCCACATCGAGACCGGTTATTCGGTACTCTTCATCTTATGTGCGCTGGCCTATGTGATCGCCTGGACGGTGATGAAGACCCTGGTACCTAAGATGCGACCGATAGAGTTATAA
- a CDS encoding bifunctional 4-hydroxy-2-oxoglutarate aldolase/2-dehydro-3-deoxy-phosphogluconate aldolase, translated as MMKTKQEVLDSIVTQGMLPLFFYKDAEVSVEITRTLYSAGVRVFEYTNRGDAALDNFKKLKDLQQAEMPDLHLGIGTIKSVHEADAFINAGADFLVSPIVNTEVAKMAHDRNMLWIPGCMTPTEIYTAQCADAALIKLFPANILGPAFLSSIAELFRGQLFMPTGGVELEANNIATWFRAGVCAVGMGSKLISKQVLEGKLYDQLYNDTLKAIELVQTSR; from the coding sequence ATGATGAAGACCAAACAGGAAGTATTAGATAGTATAGTGACCCAGGGCATGCTGCCGCTCTTTTTTTACAAAGATGCCGAGGTAAGCGTTGAGATCACCCGTACTTTATATAGCGCCGGTGTACGTGTATTTGAGTACACCAACCGCGGCGATGCAGCTTTAGACAACTTTAAAAAGCTAAAGGATCTTCAACAGGCCGAGATGCCTGACCTGCACTTGGGTATAGGCACTATCAAATCGGTACATGAGGCCGATGCCTTCATCAATGCCGGGGCCGATTTCCTGGTATCGCCCATCGTTAACACCGAGGTAGCCAAAATGGCGCATGACCGCAATATGTTGTGGATCCCGGGTTGTATGACCCCTACCGAGATCTACACCGCCCAATGCGCCGATGCCGCGCTGATCAAACTATTCCCTGCCAATATACTGGGGCCGGCGTTCCTGTCGTCCATCGCTGAGCTGTTCCGCGGGCAATTGTTCATGCCTACCGGAGGCGTTGAGCTGGAAGCCAACAACATCGCTACCTGGTTCCGTGCGGGGGTATGCGCCGTGGGCATGGGCAGCAAGCTGATCAGCAAGCAGGTGCTTGAAGGCAAACTTTACGATCAATTATACAACGATACTTTAAAAGCTATCGAACTGGTGCAAACCAGCCGATGA